A window from Citrus sinensis cultivar Valencia sweet orange chromosome 3, DVS_A1.0, whole genome shotgun sequence encodes these proteins:
- the LOC102615932 gene encoding transcription factor MYBS1: MSSAATWSREDDKAFENAIAMHCIEEDDSKEQQQQQWQKIASMVPSRSVEELKQHYQILLEDVNAIEAGNIPLPNYVGEDRATSSTKDFHGPSTAADNRSNGVYGSGFSGLSHDPSGHGSKGSSKSEQERRKGIPWTEEEHRLFLLGLDKFGKGDWRSISRNFVISRTPTQVASHAQKYFIRLNSMNRDRRRSSIHDITSVNNGDVSAHHQAPITGQQQANTNPPGAATLPMEASVKHRSQPHMPGLGMYGAPVGHPIAALGHMTSAVGTPVMLPPGHHPHPHPHPPYAVPVAYPMAPPPTMHQ; encoded by the exons ATGTCAAGTGCAGCCACTTGGAGCAGAGAAGATGATAAAGCTTTTGAGAATGCGATTGCAATGCATTGCATTGAGGAGGATGACTCAaaagaacaacaacaacaacaatggcAAAAGATTGCTTCAATGGTTCCTTCTAGAAGTGTTGAAGAACTGAAGCAGCACTACCAAATTTTATTAGAGGATGTAAATGCAATAGAGGCTGGCAACATACCATTACCTAATTATGTAGGAGAGGATCGTGCAACATCTTCAACTAAGGACTTTCATGGCCCCTCCACGGCCGCGGATAACAGATCAAATGGTGTTTATGGAAGTGGGTTTTCAGGGTTGAGTCATGACCCAAGTGGACATGGAAGCAAAGGAAGCTCAAAGTCAGAGCAAGAGAGGAGAAAAGGGATTCCGTGGACAGAAGAAGAACACAG gTTATTTTTGTTGGGTCTAGACAAATTTGGAAAAGGAGATTGGAGAAGCATTTCAAGAAATTTTGTGATATCAAGGACACCAACACAAGTGGCCAGCCACGcacaaaaatatttcatacGGTTGAACTCAATGAACAGAGACAGAAGAAGGTCCAGCATCCACGATATAACCAGTGTCAATAATGGAGATGTTTCAGCTCATCATCAAGCACCAATTACAGGCCAGCAGCAGGCTAACACAAACCCACCAGGTGCAGCTACTTTGCCAATGGAGGCATCAGTCAAGCACAGGTCTCAGCCCCATATGCCCGGTTTAGGCATGTATGGAGCCCCGGTCGGTCACCCGATTGCTGCTCTGGGTCATATGACTTCCGCCGTTGGGACTCCTGTTATGCTTCCTCCAGGTCACcatcctcatcctcatcctcatcctccTTATGCTGTTCCTGTTGCATATCCCATGGCCCCGCCGCCGACAATGCACCAATAG
- the LOC102616223 gene encoding histone deacetylase 15 isoform X2: MVIEALQTSRLANGEAENSICPESFLSPRQDCKRRHGSNGTIATPYDENCTNEHMVGVSSRDATEDIDTNIQPDVVFKKARVQRELTLQDMYNQDSFDDDDEDDSDWEPMQKHFEIMKWFCTNCTMVNLDDVVHCDICGEHKESGILRHGFFASPSSQDGPTDVELEFKGKYKDLQSGVSFSNRCTAIGFDERMLLHSEVEMKPRPHPERPDRLRAIAAGLATAGIFPGRCHPISAREITREELKMVHSLEQIEAVDLSSQIHSSYFTPDTYANEHSARAARLAAGLCADLASTILSGRAKNGFALVRPPGHHAGVSQAMGFCLHNNAAVAALAALAAGAKKVLIVDWDVHHGNGTQEIFERNKSVLYISLHRHEGGRFYPGTGAANEVGIDGAEGYCVNVPWNRGGVGDNDYVFAFQNVVLPIASEFDPDFTIISAGFDAARGDPLGCCDVTPAGYAQMTHMLNALSGGKLLVILEGGYNLRSISSSATSVIKVLLGENPGCELGDSAPSKSGLVTVLEVLKIQMNFWPSLASCFTELQSLWEIYAAENKKKQIKKIRRADAPIWWKWGRKRLLYQIIKGHLRVRSRGVN, encoded by the exons ATGATGAAAATTGTACCAATGAACACATGGTAGGAGTATCCAGCAGAGATGCAACTGAAGATATAGATACAAATATACAGCCTGATGTTGTTTTT AAAAAGGCAAGGGTACAGAGAGAATTGACTTTGCAAGATATGTACAACCAAGACTCCTTCGATGACGATGATGAAGATGACAGTGACTGGGAGCCCATGCAAAAACATTTCGAGATTATGAAATGGTTTTGCACCAACTGCACGATGGTCAACCTGGATGATGTTGTCCATTGTGAT ATATGTGGGGAACATAAGGAATCCGGCATCCTGAGGCATGGATTTTTTGCATCACCTTCTTCACAAGATGGTCCAACTGATGTTGAATTAGAATTCAAAGGGAAATATAAAG ACTTGCAGTCCGGAGTTTCTTTCTCCAACAGGTGCACAGCAATAGGGTTTGATGAGAGAATGTTGCTACACTCAGAA GTTGAGATGAAGCCACGTCCACATCCAGAAAGACCAGATCGTCTTCGAGCTATTGCTGCTGGCCTTGCTACCGCTG GTATATTTCCGGGAAGATGCCATCCAATTTCTGCTAGAGAAATTACAAGAGAAGAACTTAAGATG GTTCATTCTTTGGAGCAGATTGAAGCTGTGGATCTTTCAAGTCAAATTCATTCTAG TTATTTTACTCCTGACACGTATGCTAATGAGCATTCAGCACGTGCTGCTAGGCTTGCAGCAGGTTTGTGTGCTGATCTTGCTTCAACAATTTTGTCTGGACGTGCTAAAAATGGTTTTGCTCTG GTTCGGCCTCCGGGTCATCATGCTGGTGTAAGCCAGGCCATGGGGTTCTGCCTGCACAATAATGCCGCAGTTGCTGCTTTAGCAGCTCTGGCTGCAGGTGCAAAGAAGGTTCTTATAGTTGATTGG GATGTTCATCATGGAAATGGCACCCAAGAAATATTTGAGCGGAACAAATCG GTTCTGTACATTTCCTTACATAGACACGAGGGAGGAAGGTTTTATCCCGGTACTGGAGCTGCGAATGAG GTTGGTATTGATGGTGCAGAAGGATATTGTGTAAATGTTCCGTGGAATCGTGGTGGAGTTGGAGATAATGATTATGTTTTTGCATTTCAGAATGTTGTTCTTCCCATAG CTTCGGAGTTTGATCCTGATTTCACTATCATATCAGCTGGATTTGATGCCGCAAGGGGTGATCCTTTAGGCTGCTGTGAT GTAACTCCTGCTGGATATGCACAGATGACACACATGCTGAATGCTCTCTCCGGTGGCAAGTTGCTTGTTATACTCGAGGGCGG CTACAACCTCCGTTCAATATCCTCTTCTGCTACTTCAGTGATTAAG GTATTGCTGGGTGAAAATCCTGGATGCGAATTAGGTGACTCTGCTCCTTCCAAATCTGGCCTGGTAACTGTTCTTGAAGTATTGAAGATTCAGATGAACTTCTGGCCTTCTCTAGCATCCTGCTTTACAGAATTGCAGTCACTATGGGAAATATACGCTGCTGAAAACAAAA aaaagcaaattaaaaagatacGTCGAGCTGACGCACCAATATGGTGGAAATGGGGAAGGAAAAGGTtattatatcaaattattaaaggGCATCTTCGAGTAAGATCAAGGGGTGTTAACTGA